CCATCCTAACAATCCTACAAgtttatagaaatattaaaattaataaaaataatctattgATTAAAATAAGTAGTTAGATAGAAATAACAGTactaaaataactaattaactaataagcTAATCTAAATCAGTACTAGATAAAGAATTTAGGGAAATTAATGAAGATAAGCTTTGGATATTGACATGGTAGGTAACAGTACTGCCACAAATACTTCACCAATatcatcaagatcgccgtcttgcgacaaaacagtaataataataactagaggagttaatattaataatagtaagtaGTGCGGGATATTAAAGATAAGCTTATAacaaaaatatatatttaaattattgTTTTAAATAATCAATCAGGCCTCATATTAGCTatttagataaatatattaaataaaacaattaattaataaagttagggctttattattatctaataaaccACACTCTAGTTCATTACCGGGCCTAGATAGTAACAGTAATTAGTAATCATCAGCTTCTCGTGGCTTAATATTTATCAGGTGTACTATACCGGTACACTACGCGACAAAGTACACCATACACCCAATAACCAATAGGCAGGTCTCCCCAGGGCAATACATATTGTGCATGGTAACTCCTCCGCCTTCTATCTGGAATGCTTAGAAAACTCACACCGAGTCCTGGGGCTCTTTTGTTTTACTCCCCCGCGTACTTCCCCCGGGAAGCCCTAAACAATATAGCCAAAGAACATGTCTCAACCCCTCGGGACaatgaggaggaagccgCGGAAGTTCTTACCCGAGCCCATTGAGACATCCTCACGCAGTTCAAAGCAACATCAAAATAATGATCATGCAGAACAACATGTGCGCTCAAACCACGGGGACAGACAGATATCCGAATTTGATACCACTTCGTCCACAAAGGGACCCTTTGCCTGTAGCCAGCCCGGGCAGCCCCCTCAACTGTGGCAGACGGGCCAGACTGCGATCCCCGCCAGAAGGAGCAGCAGTGAACATGTACATGTGTCAACATTACCGGAAATAGTACACACCACACCATCAACCGCAAACTCGCGCGGTAAAGCGCAGCGAACGAGGAGGTTCACACCCCAGCTAATGGAGACTGCTAGACACTCATTTAGCCCAAGGAAAAGGCTATTTAATCATGACAGCTTCTCCAGGCTCGAGGCCGAAACACCAAGCTTGCACAATACTGCCAAGACCCCCAATCCAATACAAGTGAATGCCGATATACTACAGGAATCTCTATTTTCATACTCCAGTCTTCTGCGACGCCAGGAAACAAGGAGACATTCTTTTCGTGTACCCGACCTACCGGCCATACCCTCCAGTGGCAGTGAAGGATCCAGTGAATCAAATCCGCCACGGCTACACTGTTCCCCGCCTCAGCCTCCAGCCCGTCGACCAAATATAGGTCACGAACCTTCCCCCCTAGATCATATTATCAACTCTCCAACCAATGCTTCAGAAAGTCAACTAAAGGAGCAAGCACTAGCGGCATTCCCGAATGAGCAGGTCTACCAGCCTGTCGATCATTTTGCCATCGACAAGGATGAAGAGTCGTCATATGAGGATGACTTCGATATGCATGAAAAAGGGCTCATGTTTAGGATAAACAGGCGCGCCTCATCTGCAGATCTTCCCTCAGAACTCGAGTTTTTGCGCAGACACAAGGAAGAAGCCGGTATGGATAGGCGCCATTACCTTACCACTAGAGGAGAACACAATTCGCATGCGAAAACCTTGGAGGTAGTAAATCGTGACGATGGTTGGGATATAAACCGTCCCTTGACACAATTGAGACAGACGTTCCGCCCGCCAATGCTCGGAAGCGACATTGAATTCCCACAAAGCTTGACACCGGAAAGCACAATATGTGAAGGAATCCATATAACCGGGAGCAACCAGGACCAGACCACATTCTCATCGTCCACTGGGCTTTGGTGCTCCAGCGCGCGCTTTTCCGTTGGACTCGATCGCGGTGGCCTTTGGAATGGGACCTGCAAACCAAACAATCATGACTCACGGCTCTCTAAATCTTCACTACCGAGGTTGATTACCCGGAGACACGGGTTTGACGAGGATACACAAAAAAGGGTCTTAGAACAATCATACCGGGCCAGACCTCCGCACCAATGCCACCAACATTCCCATTTCACCATTCGACTCCCGAGGGACGATGCCAAACATGATGAAAAATACAACCAGGAATTCGATGACAGATTTGTCACGCAAATATATGATTATCTGTCACTAGGCTACCCTAGTGTTGCCCGCTACTATGACCATGAACTAAGTAAGGTTTCTGGGTTACCAGTGGCGACACTCAGGGCAGACGATCCAAACTCGGACGCTAAGGGCCATGTCGGCGTGCACGACGTTACC
Above is a window of Aspergillus puulaauensis MK2 DNA, chromosome 2, nearly complete sequence DNA encoding:
- a CDS encoding uncharacterized protein (COG:S;~EggNog:ENOG410PNZE), with protein sequence MSQPLGTMRRKPRKFLPEPIETSSRSSKQHQNNDHAEQHVRSNHGDRQISEFDTTSSTKGPFACSQPGQPPQLWQTGQTAIPARRSSSEHVHVSTLPEIVHTTPSTANSRGKAQRTRRFTPQLMETARHSFSPRKRLFNHDSFSRLEAETPSLHNTAKTPNPIQVNADILQESLFSYSSLLRRQETRRHSFRVPDLPAIPSSGSEGSSESNPPRLHCSPPQPPARRPNIGHEPSPLDHIINSPTNASESQLKEQALAAFPNEQVYQPVDHFAIDKDEESSYEDDFDMHEKGLMFRINRRASSADLPSELEFLRRHKEEAGMDRRHYLTTRGEHNSHAKTLEVVNRDDGWDINRPLTQLRQTFRPPMLGSDIEFPQSLTPESTICEGIHITGSNQDQTTFSSSTGLWCSSARFSVGLDRGGLWNGTCKPNNHDSRLSKSSLPRLITRRHGFDEDTQKRVLEQSYRARPPHQCHQHSHFTIRLPRDDAKHDEKYNQEFDDRFVTQIYDYLSLGYPSVARYYDHELSKVSGLPVATLRADDPNSDAKGHVGVHDVTYRSETNGVCMRWTALRLYIHEWVRRHPQISEEGHYHQTWGVRERKGSWAV